A part of Vigna radiata var. radiata cultivar VC1973A chromosome 11, Vradiata_ver6, whole genome shotgun sequence genomic DNA contains:
- the LOC106778021 gene encoding LOW QUALITY PROTEIN: homeobox-leucine zipper protein HAT5 (The sequence of the model RefSeq protein was modified relative to this genomic sequence to represent the inferred CDS: deleted 1 base in 1 codon) — MAGGKLHAASTMSLLLQNERLPCSSEVLESLWAHTSNPASFQGSKSMVDFENVSGGRVTDRPFFQALEKEENCDDDYEGCFHQPGKKRRLTSEQVQFLERNFEVENKLEPERKVQLAKELGLQPRQVAIWFQNRRARFKTKQLEKDYGTLKASYDRLKGDYESLVEENDKLKAEVNSLESKLILRDKEKENSDDKSSPDAVNSPHKEPMDLISNSTSENGTKVSLPIMVTCKQEDANSAKSDVLDSDSPHCTDGNHPSSFVEPADSSHAFEPDHSDFSQDEEDNLSESLLTLPCLPKVEEACYDDPPQTLVILVSMLRIKPSVSGPIEPTNHFQCYKTSHL, encoded by the exons ATGGCGGGTGGCAAGCTTCATGCTGCTTCAACCATGTCGCTTCTCCTCCAAAACGAAAGACTCCCTTGCTCCTCTGAAGTCCTTGAATCTCTTTGGGCTCACACCTCTAACCCTGCTTCCTTCCAAG GTTCAAAATCTATGGTTGATTTTGAGAATGTTAGTGGCGGCAGGGTGACGGACAGGCCGTTTTTTCAAGCGttggagaaggaagagaacTGTGATGATGATTATGAGGGGTGCTTCCATCAACCGGGTAAGAAAAGGAGACTCACAAGCGAACAAGTTCAGTTCCTTGAAAGGAACTTTGAGGTGGAGAACAAGCTTGAACCTGAAAGGAAGGTCCAACTTGCAAAGGAGCTTGGGTTGCAGCCAAGGCAAGTGGCTATATGGTTCCAAAACCGAAGGGCAAGGTTCAAGACGAAGCAGCTAGAAAAAGATTATGGCACATTGAAAGCTAGTTATGACAGACTGAAAGGTGACTATGAAAGTCTTGTTGAAGAGAATGACAAGTTAAAAGCAGag GTGAATTCTCTGGAGAGCAAATTGATTCTTAGAGATAAAGAGAAGGAGAATTCGGACGACAAGTCATCTCCTGATGCTGTCAATTCACCCCACAAAGAGCCTATggatttaatttcaaattcaacatCTGAAAATGGGACCAAAGTGTCACTCCCTATTATGGTAACATGCAAGCAAGAAGATGCCAATTCAGCCAAAAGTGATGTGCTTGATTCGGACAGCCCACATTGCACTGATGGGAACCATCCCTCTTCATTCGTGGAGCCTGCTGATTCCTCCCATGCTTTTGAACCAGACCACTCAGACTTTTCTCAAGATGAAGAGGATAACCTCAGTGAAAGCCTTTTGACCCTCCCTTGCTTACCAAAGGTTGAAGAAGCCTGCTATGATGACCCTCCTCAA ACCCTTGTAATTTTGGTTTCCATGTTGAGGATCAAACCTTCTGTTTCTGGCCCTATTGAACCCACCAACCACTTCCAATGTTATAAAACTTCGCACTTGTAA